A genomic stretch from Coffea arabica cultivar ET-39 chromosome 10c, Coffea Arabica ET-39 HiFi, whole genome shotgun sequence includes:
- the LOC113712419 gene encoding uncharacterized protein isoform X2 — protein MSSSAACSSASILNSSARIQVPISNFSFYFQSSLDYNPNSRFKKYKNWAFSRNFRDRYHPRKCLHQEDKSSQLLSPQEKTPNVVEISSDDKNVGIGSSPSTSFLSFLCPLLKLFSEAMSSLSTLARFPWGSRSLVEDSQTINSVDPPIRLQLFEFEACPFCRRVREAITELDLSVEIYPCPKGSVRHREVVRRLGGKEQFPFLIDPNSEIQLYESSDIVKYLFQKYGKGRSPSTGLLESTIVTGWMPTLLRAGRGMTLWEKSRKEAPIKMLELFSYENNPYARIVREALCELELPYILQNVAKGSKRAPLLVELSGSKEVPYLVDHNTGQQIGDYKRIIPYLFETYSAVNV, from the exons ATGTCATCCTCTGCTGCATGCTCTTCTGCTTCTATTTTGAACTCTTCTGCAAGAATTCAAGTCCCAATCTCTAATTTCAGCTTCTACTTTCAGTCTTCCCTTGATTATAATCCTAATTCTAGGTTCAAGAAATACAAAAATTGGGCTTTTTCCAGAAATTTCAGAGATAGATACCATCCCAGAAAATGTTTACACCAAGAAGACAAGAGTTCTCAGTTGTTATCTCCACAAGAAAAAACACCAAATGTTGTGGAAATTTCTTCAGATGACAAGAATGTTGGAATTGGCAGCAGCCCATCAACCAGCTTTCTGTCTTTCCTCTGTCCTTTGCTCAAACTCTTCTCT GAAGCAATGTCTTCCTTGTCTACTCTAGCAAGGTTTCCTTGGGGGTCAAGATCACTAGTCGAAGATAGTCAAACAATTAATAGTGTTGATCCTCCTATTCGTTTACAACTCTTTGAATTCG AAGCATGCCCATTCTGCCGGAGGGTTCGAGAGGCTATAACTGAGCTTGATTTATCTGTAGAG ATCTATCCGTGTCCTAAAGGTTCAGTAAGACACAGGGAAGTGGTCAGGAGACTTGGTGGTAAAGAGCA GTTTCCTTTCCTGATTGACCCAAATAGTGAAATTCAGCTGTATGAGAGCA GTGATATCGTAAAGTACTTGTTTCAGAAATATGGCAAAGGACGTAGCCCCTCAACTGGCCTTTTGGAAAG CACAATAGTCACAGGCTGGATGCCAACTTTACTTCGAGCAGGCCGAGGAATGACTTTGTGGGAGAAATCTAGAAAAGAAGCGCCAATAAAAATGTTGGAGCTTTTCTCATATGAAAACAATCCG TATGCTCGGATAGTACGTGAAGCACTTTGCGAGTTGGAGCTTCCATACATACTTCAGAATGTGGCTAAGGGGTCAAAGAGGGCTCCCTTACTTGTCGAATTATCTGGATCAAAAGAG GTGCCTTACCttgttgatcataacactggtCAGCAAATTGGTGATTACAAGAGGATTATCCCATACTTGTTTGAGACATATTCTGCTGTCAACGTGTAA
- the LOC113712419 gene encoding uncharacterized protein isoform X1 → MSSSAACSSASILNSSARIQVPISNFSFYFQSSLDYNPNSRFKKYKNWAFSRNFRDRYHPRKCLHQEDKSSQLLSPQEKTPNVVEISSDDKNVGIGSSPSTSFLSFLCPLLKLFSGGDPSKERNYFLEEAMSSLSTLARFPWGSRSLVEDSQTINSVDPPIRLQLFEFEACPFCRRVREAITELDLSVEIYPCPKGSVRHREVVRRLGGKEQFPFLIDPNSEIQLYESSDIVKYLFQKYGKGRSPSTGLLESTIVTGWMPTLLRAGRGMTLWEKSRKEAPIKMLELFSYENNPYARIVREALCELELPYILQNVAKGSKRAPLLVELSGSKEVPYLVDHNTGQQIGDYKRIIPYLFETYSAVNV, encoded by the exons ATGTCATCCTCTGCTGCATGCTCTTCTGCTTCTATTTTGAACTCTTCTGCAAGAATTCAAGTCCCAATCTCTAATTTCAGCTTCTACTTTCAGTCTTCCCTTGATTATAATCCTAATTCTAGGTTCAAGAAATACAAAAATTGGGCTTTTTCCAGAAATTTCAGAGATAGATACCATCCCAGAAAATGTTTACACCAAGAAGACAAGAGTTCTCAGTTGTTATCTCCACAAGAAAAAACACCAAATGTTGTGGAAATTTCTTCAGATGACAAGAATGTTGGAATTGGCAGCAGCCCATCAACCAGCTTTCTGTCTTTCCTCTGTCCTTTGCTCAAACTCTTCTCT GGTGGAGACCCTTCTAAAGAAAGGAACTATTTTTTGGAG GAAGCAATGTCTTCCTTGTCTACTCTAGCAAGGTTTCCTTGGGGGTCAAGATCACTAGTCGAAGATAGTCAAACAATTAATAGTGTTGATCCTCCTATTCGTTTACAACTCTTTGAATTCG AAGCATGCCCATTCTGCCGGAGGGTTCGAGAGGCTATAACTGAGCTTGATTTATCTGTAGAG ATCTATCCGTGTCCTAAAGGTTCAGTAAGACACAGGGAAGTGGTCAGGAGACTTGGTGGTAAAGAGCA GTTTCCTTTCCTGATTGACCCAAATAGTGAAATTCAGCTGTATGAGAGCA GTGATATCGTAAAGTACTTGTTTCAGAAATATGGCAAAGGACGTAGCCCCTCAACTGGCCTTTTGGAAAG CACAATAGTCACAGGCTGGATGCCAACTTTACTTCGAGCAGGCCGAGGAATGACTTTGTGGGAGAAATCTAGAAAAGAAGCGCCAATAAAAATGTTGGAGCTTTTCTCATATGAAAACAATCCG TATGCTCGGATAGTACGTGAAGCACTTTGCGAGTTGGAGCTTCCATACATACTTCAGAATGTGGCTAAGGGGTCAAAGAGGGCTCCCTTACTTGTCGAATTATCTGGATCAAAAGAG GTGCCTTACCttgttgatcataacactggtCAGCAAATTGGTGATTACAAGAGGATTATCCCATACTTGTTTGAGACATATTCTGCTGTCAACGTGTAA